From the genome of Candidatus Electrothrix communis, one region includes:
- a CDS encoding DUF6399 domain-containing protein, with protein MASKVKQVEEARAQDQKATQDLDNYRGTIRKISKTVHPFKLDDNKPQDSANVAKELREQAKNIETLACKQGINDNTGVMKKFKNQIKELVPSIDFWWLYVFTNLIGLGKRSKELLDWAMYHLLPTVYWYNQARKTKNPTLRKEYEKVWEKALVVFQAHALTGTFSEDEIFFWQNWAEEMVGKFHRASSAVEGRNGFLSQIHHNNRGLNSNRLKSLTVMHNYFTKRSDGSTAAQRLFGEKPPDLFEWLLHQVGELPLPRKPRKHVKSNPLNLLSVPA; from the coding sequence GTGGCCTCCAAAGTGAAGCAGGTCGAAGAAGCACGGGCTCAAGACCAAAAAGCCACGCAAGATCTGGATAACTACCGTGGAACAATAAGGAAAATATCAAAAACGGTGCATCCGTTCAAACTGGACGACAATAAACCGCAAGATTCTGCAAACGTTGCAAAAGAGCTGCGAGAGCAAGCCAAGAATATTGAAACGCTGGCCTGCAAACAAGGTATTAACGACAATACCGGCGTTATGAAGAAATTTAAGAATCAAATAAAAGAATTGGTCCCATCAATTGATTTTTGGTGGTTGTATGTGTTCACTAACCTGATAGGGCTGGGAAAGAGGAGCAAGGAACTGCTGGATTGGGCAATGTACCATCTTTTGCCTACGGTGTATTGGTACAATCAGGCAAGAAAAACTAAGAACCCAACCCTTCGAAAAGAATATGAAAAAGTATGGGAAAAAGCTTTGGTCGTCTTTCAGGCGCATGCCTTGACTGGAACATTTAGCGAGGATGAGATTTTCTTTTGGCAAAATTGGGCCGAGGAAATGGTGGGAAAATTTCATCGAGCTTCCTCTGCTGTCGAAGGACGTAACGGATTCTTGTCACAAATTCATCATAATAATAGAGGATTGAATTCAAATCGTCTCAAATCGCTTACCGTTATGCATAATTATTTCACAAAACGCTCAGATGGCAGTACAGCAGCGCAACGATTGTTTGGTGAAAAGCCACCGGACTTATTTGAATGGTTGCTGCACCAAGTGGGCGAGTTGCCCCTGCCTCGTAAGCCGAGAAAACATGTCAAGAGTAACCCTTTGAATTTACTTTCTGTCCCGGCTTAA
- a CDS encoding M48 family metallopeptidase: MHPSPEYRPGLPEQNDNVSHDHPLKEFAVLLSGVTAFILLAAWSLGLLVDWAAGFISPEMEAVMFSSMQVSGAAVFDKQKDDPRRVELQRLMDELGRCNEVGYPLQVNMAPSKDANAFAFPGGRIVVLEGLLDTIRSENGLSFVLAHEMAHYKHRDHLRGMGRGLVFTALSALLTGAGSDITQLIAPALGIGQARYSQEREALADKLALETLHCFYEHVGGATEFFEAMQEESEEQGRGLGGYFASHPEAVQRIDALRRLASVSGFAERETAPLPTVLKGEHIGSPLRHSK, from the coding sequence ATGCATCCATCCCCGGAATACAGGCCCGGCCTGCCGGAACAGAATGATAATGTCTCCCATGATCATCCGCTCAAAGAATTTGCTGTCCTGCTCTCCGGGGTAACAGCCTTTATTCTCCTTGCCGCCTGGAGTCTGGGCCTGCTTGTTGATTGGGCCGCAGGCTTTATCTCGCCGGAGATGGAGGCGGTTATGTTTTCTTCCATGCAGGTTTCCGGGGCAGCGGTGTTTGATAAACAGAAAGATGATCCTCGCCGGGTGGAACTGCAACGATTGATGGATGAACTGGGTCGTTGCAACGAGGTCGGGTATCCCTTGCAGGTCAATATGGCACCATCGAAAGACGCCAATGCCTTTGCCTTTCCTGGCGGGCGAATTGTCGTTTTAGAGGGATTGCTGGATACGATTCGCTCAGAAAATGGACTTTCCTTTGTCCTTGCCCATGAGATGGCTCATTATAAGCACAGAGATCATCTACGGGGCATGGGGCGGGGCTTAGTTTTTACGGCTCTTTCTGCCCTGTTGACCGGGGCTGGCTCTGATATCACCCAGCTCATTGCCCCTGCTTTGGGGATTGGCCAGGCTCGCTATTCCCAGGAGCGAGAAGCCCTCGCTGACAAGCTGGCCCTTGAGACCTTGCATTGTTTTTATGAGCATGTGGGTGGCGCAACCGAGTTCTTTGAAGCGATGCAGGAAGAGAGTGAAGAGCAGGGTAGGGGGCTTGGAGGATATTTTGCCAGTCATCCAGAAGCAGTGCAGCGAATTGATGCGCTCCGTCGTTTGGCCTCTGTATCAGGATTTGCTGAGCGGGAGACTGCGCCGTTACCGACAGTACTTAAGGGCGAACACATAGGTTCGCCCCTACGGCACTCGAAATAA
- a CDS encoding heavy metal-binding domain-containing protein, with amino-acid sequence MDALIQLIFFLTLLTLGYVFGKIAEKKHYRSIIEREKQWVQIPSTSGRRVLSTDREVKRVQLATGSVVISVDYFKRILAGLRNIFGGNVRSYETLVDRARREAVLRMKESCPQADQFINLRLETSSIAKGKKNQIGSVEVLAYGTAVYLYPVATATHP; translated from the coding sequence ATGGACGCGCTTATTCAGCTGATATTTTTCCTTACTTTATTGACCTTGGGCTACGTCTTCGGCAAGATTGCGGAAAAAAAGCATTATCGCTCCATTATAGAACGGGAAAAGCAATGGGTGCAGATCCCCAGCACTTCGGGACGTCGTGTTTTGAGCACGGACAGGGAGGTGAAACGTGTGCAGTTGGCCACCGGCAGTGTGGTCATATCTGTGGATTATTTCAAAAGAATTCTTGCCGGGCTGCGGAATATCTTCGGCGGCAATGTTCGATCCTATGAGACATTGGTTGATAGGGCCAGGAGAGAGGCGGTGCTGCGGATGAAGGAGTCCTGCCCGCAGGCAGATCAGTTTATTAATCTGCGCCTGGAAACTTCCTCAATTGCAAAGGGGAAGAAGAATCAGATCGGCTCGGTGGAGGTGCTGGCCTACGGCACAGCCGTGTACCTGTATCCGGTCGCAACAGCAACGCATCCTTAA
- a CDS encoding YbjQ family protein — protein MLLTNTEEIPGKRITTCYGVVSGSTVRAKHAGRDIMAGLKNIFGGELKGYTELLQESRDEAIKRMKAQARQLGANAVVNVRFSTSSVAAGAAEIYVYGTAVTVE, from the coding sequence ATGTTGTTAACCAATACAGAGGAAATTCCAGGAAAACGCATTACAACCTGTTACGGTGTTGTTTCTGGAAGCACGGTCAGGGCCAAGCATGCAGGCCGCGATATCATGGCCGGGCTCAAGAATATCTTCGGTGGAGAGCTGAAAGGCTACACGGAGCTCCTCCAGGAATCCAGGGATGAGGCCATCAAACGCATGAAGGCTCAAGCCAGACAGCTCGGGGCCAATGCGGTTGTCAATGTCCGCTTTTCCACTTCATCGGTGGCTGCCGGTGCTGCTGAGATTTATGTGTACGGCACAGCCGTCACTGTGGAGTAG
- a CDS encoding potassium channel protein, with the protein MRKYLLFIAPLLMFLVIGPAGYIFLEGTSFLDGLYLTIITISTVGYGDIAPTTPAGRLFTVLLIFSGVGYVMYMFTQITEAMVEGGLQRFVERRKMHKKMTRLHNHYIVCGFGRIGQEICSILRENSRPFVVIENVDEVIREIDQLGYIELQGDASDDDVLLAAGIKNARGLIAVVSTDAENLYITLTARGINPNLFILTRSSGTPGVAKKLERAGATKVISPYSIGARRMAQLIVRPTVVDFLDLAMQARELGLCMEELLITEQASFVDKTLMQSELRKKYDIIVVAIKRPDIPMIFNPGPDTKIQQNDILIVLGDNQQISALEKTL; encoded by the coding sequence ATGCGTAAGTATCTTTTGTTTATTGCCCCGCTGCTGATGTTCCTGGTCATCGGCCCTGCCGGTTATATCTTCTTAGAGGGCACCAGCTTCCTTGACGGGCTATACCTGACTATTATAACCATCAGCACTGTCGGTTATGGAGATATCGCCCCGACCACCCCGGCTGGTCGGCTGTTTACTGTGCTGCTGATTTTTTCCGGGGTCGGCTATGTTATGTACATGTTCACCCAGATTACCGAGGCTATGGTTGAAGGAGGACTACAACGTTTTGTTGAGAGAAGAAAAATGCACAAAAAAATGACACGGTTGCACAATCATTACATTGTCTGCGGATTCGGTCGCATCGGCCAAGAAATCTGTTCGATTCTGCGGGAGAATAGCCGTCCCTTTGTCGTAATTGAAAATGTTGACGAGGTGATCCGGGAAATTGATCAGCTCGGTTATATTGAATTGCAAGGCGATGCCTCGGATGATGATGTTCTGCTAGCGGCTGGAATCAAAAATGCCCGAGGCCTGATTGCCGTGGTCTCCACTGATGCAGAGAATCTCTATATTACCCTGACAGCACGGGGGATAAATCCAAACCTGTTCATCCTGACTCGTTCCAGCGGAACGCCTGGGGTTGCGAAAAAGTTAGAACGGGCCGGTGCCACTAAAGTAATTTCGCCCTACTCTATCGGGGCACGGAGAATGGCCCAGCTCATTGTTCGGCCCACGGTGGTTGATTTTCTCGACCTTGCCATGCAAGCACGGGAACTGGGCCTCTGTATGGAAGAACTCCTGATCACAGAGCAGGCCTCATTTGTCGACAAAACCCTGATGCAATCCGAGCTCAGGAAAAAATATGATATCATTGTCGTGGCCATCAAGCGGCCTGATATCCCAATGATCTTTAATCCCGGCCCGGACACCAAAATCCAGCAGAATGATATCCTGATCGTTCTGGGCGATAATCAACAGATTTCCGCCCTGGAAAAGACCCTGTAA
- a CDS encoding pyridoxine 5'-phosphate synthase, with product MHLHEGLLLSRILFLLQEIDKSESTVSVVFMDDPAMTAYNQQYRFKPGPTNVLSFPAAHNQDERDETQPFIPGGLAGELGDILISVETAGREAREKGISLHQRLTELLIHGLLHLIGYDHEISDEQAEIMFSREKELYCSIQHHHPRRKKMPQLAINVDHIATIRQARGGAEPDPVHAASICELAGAKGIVVHLREDRRHIQDRDVRLLRQTVKTRLNLEMANVKEIVEIALDINPDMITLVPEKRKELTTEGGLDVINNEKKLRKTISKMSNAGIPVSIFIDPDAEQIEASLEVGATYVELHTGRYCDAENEKERDQEFLLIEQAAELAFERGLRVNAGHGLDYRTTTRIAAIPFIEELSIGHAVIARSAFVGLDQAVREMQDCIDRAGRI from the coding sequence TTGCATTTACATGAAGGGTTGCTCCTAAGCCGCATTCTCTTTCTGTTGCAAGAGATTGATAAATCTGAGAGCACCGTGAGTGTCGTGTTCATGGACGACCCGGCCATGACCGCTTATAACCAGCAATACCGCTTCAAGCCGGGACCGACCAATGTGCTTTCCTTTCCGGCGGCCCATAACCAGGACGAGCGGGATGAAACGCAGCCCTTTATCCCGGGTGGGTTGGCCGGTGAACTGGGGGATATTCTCATCTCCGTCGAAACAGCAGGAAGAGAGGCTCGGGAAAAAGGTATCTCTCTGCATCAGCGTCTGACAGAGCTCCTCATTCACGGCCTACTCCACCTTATCGGTTATGATCACGAAATTTCGGACGAGCAGGCGGAGATCATGTTCAGTCGGGAAAAAGAACTGTATTGCTCAATCCAACATCATCACCCACGGAGAAAAAAAATGCCGCAACTCGCTATTAATGTCGACCATATCGCCACCATCCGCCAGGCTCGAGGAGGTGCTGAGCCGGACCCGGTTCATGCAGCCAGTATCTGTGAGCTTGCTGGAGCCAAGGGCATTGTTGTTCATCTCCGGGAAGATCGCCGTCATATCCAGGATCGGGATGTTCGCCTGCTCCGTCAGACCGTGAAGACCCGGCTCAACCTGGAAATGGCCAATGTTAAGGAGATTGTTGAGATCGCGCTGGATATCAATCCGGACATGATTACCCTGGTCCCGGAAAAACGCAAGGAACTGACCACCGAAGGCGGTCTCGATGTTATCAATAATGAAAAAAAGCTGCGCAAAACCATCAGCAAGATGAGCAACGCCGGGATTCCGGTCTCCATTTTTATTGATCCGGATGCTGAGCAGATTGAGGCATCCCTGGAGGTTGGGGCCACCTATGTGGAATTGCACACTGGCCGCTATTGCGATGCGGAAAATGAAAAAGAACGGGATCAGGAATTCCTCCTGATTGAGCAGGCTGCTGAACTGGCCTTTGAAAGAGGGCTGCGGGTTAATGCTGGCCACGGGCTTGATTACCGGACCACCACCCGTATTGCAGCCATTCCCTTTATTGAGGAGCTGAGTATCGGTCATGCCGTGATTGCCCGGTCCGCCTTTGTCGGCCTGGATCAGGCAGTCCGGGAAATGCAGGATTGTATTGACAGGGCAGGGCGCATCTGA
- a CDS encoding carbonic anhydrase has protein sequence MNKSILKTVISACCVLALAAAPAMAESKVKKPSPDEAIRMLKEGNARFVSGKSNHPHTDAARLIQAGKENQGDHAYATIIACSDSRVPVERLFDAGIMDTFIIRVAGNVIDTDEAGSVEYGLAHVNTPVFVVLGHTQCGAVTAVTNEVQGHGHALEINIPPLVDNIIPAVQRAIEAHPEAKGADVIPHAIAENVWQGVEDLFMKSPVSRELVKEGKAKVIGAIYDVGTGKVEWLPEENVTKILDKVEKDPKREMNKMAGGH, from the coding sequence ATGAACAAGTCAATCTTGAAAACCGTTATCAGCGCCTGCTGTGTGCTGGCTCTGGCTGCTGCCCCTGCAATGGCAGAATCAAAAGTAAAAAAGCCGAGCCCGGACGAAGCAATCAGGATGCTCAAGGAAGGTAATGCGCGTTTTGTCAGCGGTAAATCCAACCATCCGCACACAGACGCAGCACGACTGATTCAGGCTGGCAAAGAGAATCAAGGTGATCATGCCTATGCCACTATTATTGCCTGCTCCGACTCCCGTGTGCCTGTTGAGCGCCTTTTTGATGCAGGTATCATGGATACCTTTATTATCCGTGTTGCTGGTAACGTCATTGACACTGATGAGGCCGGTTCTGTTGAGTATGGCTTGGCTCATGTCAACACCCCGGTTTTTGTTGTTCTCGGTCACACTCAATGTGGTGCGGTTACTGCGGTAACCAACGAGGTACAGGGACACGGCCATGCCCTGGAAATCAATATTCCGCCCCTGGTTGACAACATCATCCCTGCTGTACAACGTGCTATCGAAGCTCATCCCGAAGCAAAGGGTGCTGACGTTATTCCCCACGCCATTGCTGAAAACGTATGGCAGGGCGTGGAAGATCTGTTCATGAAGAGCCCGGTTTCCCGTGAGCTGGTTAAAGAAGGCAAGGCCAAGGTTATCGGTGCTATCTATGACGTAGGTACCGGTAAGGTTGAATGGCTGCCGGAAGAAAATGTGACCAAGATCCTGGACAAGGTCGAGAAAGATCCTAAGCGAGAAATGAACAAAATGGCTGGCGGTCATTGA
- a CDS encoding DUF3108 domain-containing protein, translating into MDLNKYRRGTARRAPTASAKIKHWIASSVITRRGRVLLCTLFVLSGGPTLALHAEDRAKKIDQDPSREQPLSLDPKALTVIYSGQERMHFSISWSGGVKIGDLVLTVTPNPSGDGLVIKARITDHGMFKMLYPVDDTFTTLVHGPLKLPSRYEVDQREGRRKVHRLTLYDQEKFEARYRKHQDPLTLYTLAGPVYNEFSAFFITRALRLQKEAKQIIPSFVDKKRHRVAVKVFGKEQKETMFGPRNTIKVMPKMNFKGLYDKDGKTVFWLTDDACRIPVEIRSKILIGSLVAQLKEYSNPACKSILP; encoded by the coding sequence ATGGATTTAAACAAGTATCGTAGGGGCACGGCGCGCCGTGCCCCTACCGCTTCAGCCAAGATCAAGCACTGGATCGCCTCAAGCGTGATAACAAGAAGAGGGCGAGTTCTCCTCTGTACGCTTTTTGTCCTCAGCGGCGGGCCGACACTTGCTCTCCATGCCGAGGACCGCGCTAAAAAAATCGACCAAGATCCGAGCAGAGAACAACCCTTATCCCTTGACCCAAAAGCCCTTACTGTGATCTACTCAGGCCAGGAAAGAATGCACTTCTCCATCTCCTGGTCAGGCGGAGTAAAAATAGGCGATCTCGTCCTCACTGTTACACCAAACCCATCAGGGGACGGACTGGTGATCAAAGCACGGATCACAGATCACGGTATGTTCAAGATGCTCTATCCTGTAGATGATACGTTTACCACCCTTGTGCACGGCCCGCTCAAATTACCCTCCCGCTATGAAGTCGATCAACGTGAAGGGAGGAGAAAGGTGCATCGACTCACCCTCTATGATCAGGAAAAATTCGAGGCCAGGTATCGGAAGCACCAAGATCCCCTGACCCTCTACACCCTGGCCGGGCCAGTGTATAATGAGTTTTCCGCCTTTTTCATCACTAGGGCTCTGCGCCTTCAAAAGGAGGCGAAGCAGATAATCCCCTCTTTTGTGGATAAAAAACGGCACAGGGTTGCAGTCAAGGTGTTCGGCAAAGAACAGAAAGAGACCATGTTCGGCCCGAGGAACACGATCAAGGTGATGCCAAAAATGAACTTTAAGGGCTTATACGATAAGGACGGCAAGACAGTCTTCTGGCTGACCGATGATGCCTGCCGAATTCCGGTGGAGATCAGATCAAAAATTCTTATCGGCTCGTTGGTCGCTCAGCTGAAAGAATACTCCAACCCTGCATGTAAAAGCATACTACCTTAG
- a CDS encoding phospholipase D family protein, giving the protein MMKTYALLFYIVLFLPLVSCGPKPIPGGSSEASKTIQPGITSPLLHYPSVVDPREKNKVALLDLGEESLLLRIHLIRAARHSIDMQTIIWVNDETGRLLMYEMIQAAKRGVKVRLLVDHFVSEKHPEIAAFLATVHPNLQIKLYNPVVGLFSEHRIYPSLLDQFFHLLTGFDRVNQRMHNKVFVVDDQIGITGGRNNQNAYYDQARGMNYRDRDVLIDGPVVADMRKSFDNFWDFKDSVPIQSLVDWEDEQENGTLKTWSTKKDFAFNGLFKELFVNANNRQIIQDKFGRQLLPVEKAYFIADDPGKNNKMFLWRFYGSGKITRELAKLVADAKESVYINTPYLVLTESAIYLFRKLVKKHPDIDIRIATNSLASTDSWYCYAISFQQKQVMLTDLKFKIYEFKPLPGEMRTYMPGFDTLRSRGLTPTEKEEFEAAGLVPARPGQGLQRAPSVAEPYFSLHAKSLVIDDEITFIGSYNLDPRSENLNTEAGLVVQDKRFATLVKKSILKDMLPQNSWVIAKNKYPLGLGVPNAILGELSRLIPFIDPWPLRYAASYNLRKNKTPLERGHKDFYEHYKWEGSFPNVPAERSGKILGALTTKTFLGIIKPLL; this is encoded by the coding sequence ATGATGAAAACGTATGCCCTTTTATTCTATATTGTCCTGTTCCTCCCTTTGGTATCCTGCGGTCCCAAACCCATTCCAGGCGGTTCTTCAGAGGCAAGCAAGACCATTCAGCCAGGGATCACCTCACCTCTTCTGCATTATCCCTCTGTTGTCGATCCGCGTGAAAAAAACAAAGTTGCTCTGCTTGACCTCGGAGAGGAGTCCTTGTTATTGCGGATTCATCTCATCCGGGCAGCTCGGCACTCCATTGATATGCAGACTATTATCTGGGTAAATGACGAAACCGGTCGGTTGCTGATGTATGAAATGATCCAGGCGGCCAAACGAGGGGTAAAGGTTCGCTTATTGGTTGACCATTTTGTCTCGGAAAAACATCCAGAAATCGCAGCCTTCTTGGCAACTGTGCATCCCAATCTGCAAATCAAACTGTACAACCCGGTTGTTGGGCTTTTTTCAGAACACCGGATCTATCCCTCTCTCCTGGATCAGTTTTTTCACCTCTTAACTGGGTTTGATAGGGTTAACCAGCGCATGCACAACAAAGTTTTTGTCGTGGATGATCAGATCGGAATTACTGGTGGCCGAAATAACCAAAATGCCTATTATGACCAGGCAAGGGGGATGAATTACCGAGACAGGGATGTCCTGATTGATGGCCCGGTGGTGGCTGATATGCGAAAAAGTTTTGATAATTTTTGGGATTTTAAGGACTCTGTCCCCATTCAGTCCTTGGTCGATTGGGAAGATGAGCAAGAAAACGGTACCTTGAAAACGTGGTCGACCAAGAAAGATTTTGCCTTTAATGGCCTGTTTAAAGAACTTTTCGTAAACGCCAACAACCGGCAGATAATTCAGGATAAATTTGGACGTCAGCTGCTTCCTGTTGAGAAGGCATATTTTATTGCTGATGATCCAGGGAAGAATAATAAAATGTTTTTATGGAGGTTCTATGGCTCCGGCAAGATAACTCGTGAGCTGGCCAAGCTCGTTGCCGATGCCAAGGAGAGTGTTTATATCAATACCCCGTATCTGGTCTTGACCGAATCAGCTATCTATCTTTTTAGAAAGCTCGTGAAAAAGCATCCTGATATCGATATTCGTATTGCCACCAACAGTCTGGCATCCACTGACAGCTGGTACTGTTACGCCATATCCTTTCAGCAGAAACAGGTTATGCTGACGGATCTGAAATTTAAAATTTACGAATTTAAGCCGTTGCCAGGTGAGATGCGCACCTACATGCCAGGGTTTGATACTCTGAGATCCAGGGGGCTTACCCCAACGGAGAAGGAAGAGTTTGAGGCCGCAGGCTTGGTTCCGGCAAGGCCCGGACAAGGCCTGCAAAGAGCACCCTCGGTAGCGGAGCCCTATTTCTCTTTGCATGCGAAGTCCTTGGTGATTGATGATGAAATAACTTTTATTGGCTCGTATAATCTGGATCCACGCAGCGAAAACCTGAATACAGAAGCGGGCTTGGTTGTTCAGGATAAGCGATTTGCCACTCTTGTGAAGAAAAGCATTCTGAAAGACATGCTTCCACAGAACAGCTGGGTGATCGCCAAAAACAAATATCCACTGGGATTAGGCGTTCCCAATGCCATTCTGGGAGAATTATCCCGCCTTATTCCCTTTATAGATCCCTGGCCGCTTCGTTATGCAGCCTCGTATAATCTCAGGAAAAATAAAACGCCCCTGGAGAGAGGGCATAAAGATTTTTATGAACATTATAAGTGGGAAGGGAGTTTCCCTAATGTTCCTGCCGAGCGAAGCGGAAAAATACTCGGTGCGCTGACGACCAAGACTTTTTTAGGAATTATCAAGCCTTTGCTTTAA
- the mqnE gene encoding aminofutalosine synthase MqnE: MDSLIQQAGLGDILAKVRNQERLSLEDGKRLFVCPDILALGYLANIVRERQNGNQAFFIYNQHINYSNICTNLCKFCAFGKEKGDEQAYEMGIEEIKDKVRQRLDEPITEIHMVGGIHPDLPYSYYLEALRGIKEVRPDVHIQAFTCVEIQHLADLSGQSVGDTLEELKEAGLGSLPGGGAEVFSPRIREITCPDKLDGEGWLRVAQTAHRHGLKTNATMLYGHIETIDERLEHLDALRRAQDETGGFLTYIPLAFHPKNTAMTEHSRTTGIDDLKNIAVARLMLDNFPHIKAYWVMIGPKLAQVALSFGADDMDGTVKEEIITRMAGGESEQALGHKTLIQLIKEAGREPVERDTLYEVLARF, translated from the coding sequence ATGGACTCTCTCATACAGCAAGCCGGGTTGGGTGATATTCTCGCCAAAGTGCGTAATCAGGAACGGCTCTCTTTGGAAGACGGCAAACGTCTTTTTGTCTGCCCGGATATTTTAGCACTCGGTTATCTTGCCAATATTGTGCGGGAACGCCAAAACGGCAACCAGGCTTTTTTTATTTATAATCAGCATATCAACTACTCCAACATCTGCACTAATCTCTGTAAGTTCTGCGCCTTTGGTAAGGAGAAAGGGGATGAGCAGGCCTATGAGATGGGGATTGAGGAGATCAAGGACAAGGTGCGCCAGCGTTTGGACGAACCCATCACCGAGATTCACATGGTGGGCGGCATTCATCCGGATCTGCCCTATTCCTATTATCTTGAGGCCCTGCGCGGAATTAAAGAGGTGCGCCCTGATGTTCATATCCAGGCCTTTACCTGTGTGGAGATCCAGCATCTGGCCGATTTGAGCGGTCAGTCAGTGGGCGATACTTTGGAGGAGCTGAAAGAGGCCGGTTTAGGATCGCTGCCCGGCGGTGGTGCCGAGGTCTTTAGTCCTCGCATCCGCGAGATCACCTGCCCGGATAAACTGGACGGGGAAGGGTGGTTGCGGGTAGCCCAGACTGCACACCGGCACGGCCTGAAGACGAATGCCACCATGCTCTACGGGCATATCGAGACCATTGATGAGCGGCTGGAACATCTGGACGCCCTACGCCGGGCCCAGGATGAGACTGGCGGTTTTCTGACCTATATTCCGCTGGCTTTTCATCCGAAGAATACCGCTATGACCGAGCATTCCCGGACCACGGGTATAGATGATCTGAAAAATATCGCGGTGGCCCGCCTGATGCTGGATAATTTTCCGCATATCAAGGCGTATTGGGTCATGATCGGACCGAAGCTGGCTCAGGTGGCCCTTTCTTTTGGGGCTGATGATATGGACGGCACGGTCAAGGAGGAGATCATTACCCGAATGGCGGGCGGCGAGAGTGAGCAGGCGCTGGGGCATAAGACGCTGATCCAGTTGATTAAGGAAGCGGGCCGTGAGCCGGTGGAGCGGGATACTTTGTATGAGGTGCTGGCGAGGTTTTGA
- a CDS encoding sigma-70 family RNA polymerase sigma factor has protein sequence MLASIKEDLLKAGKDEGCITFSHLNELLPDEVKDPGAIEAVFDFLNAHNIEIVTVGDSGKKRTLSGEEWTGKDEFQDDDDPGSVSVSEEHESEETTTTYLREMGQFDLLTPEEEAHYSRAIREGFNAIICSIREVKSNTPEIKSLVDRIDLWERRDPTLKPKKQQLNYMRKCVEKAASSHQEHRELFELHTRLGAYNRSIETAKDCMIRANLRLVVSIAKRYMHQGLTLADLIQEGNLGLMRAVFRFDYTKGNKFSTYASWWIRQAITRAILDKTRTIRLPVHFLELRSQFFKAFYSLLKELGREPTPSEISEMTDLPMDKILAILEASREPISLETPVGDDDSTLGDFLENSESESPYDTVQNRELAGRVTEVLSTLTDREEKIIRLRFGIGEKAEYTLEEIGKKFNVSRERIRQIEKKALNRLRHSSRRDKLRYFLD, from the coding sequence GTGCTGGCAAGTATCAAGGAAGACCTTCTTAAGGCGGGAAAGGACGAAGGGTGCATAACCTTTAGCCATCTCAATGAATTATTACCCGACGAGGTAAAAGACCCCGGAGCCATTGAAGCTGTATTTGATTTCCTCAACGCTCACAATATTGAAATTGTGACTGTTGGGGACTCGGGGAAAAAAAGAACCCTTTCCGGTGAGGAGTGGACCGGGAAAGATGAATTTCAGGACGATGACGATCCCGGCTCTGTCTCGGTATCCGAGGAGCACGAGTCGGAAGAGACCACAACCACCTACCTGCGGGAGATGGGTCAGTTTGACCTGTTGACGCCGGAGGAGGAGGCGCATTATTCCAGGGCGATTCGGGAAGGCTTTAACGCTATTATATGCTCTATCCGTGAGGTTAAATCCAATACGCCGGAAATCAAGAGTCTGGTGGACAGGATTGATCTCTGGGAACGGCGTGATCCCACCTTAAAGCCCAAGAAGCAGCAGCTCAACTATATGCGCAAATGCGTGGAAAAAGCTGCTTCCAGTCATCAGGAACATCGCGAGTTGTTTGAGCTTCATACCAGATTAGGTGCCTATAACCGGTCTATTGAGACGGCAAAGGACTGCATGATCCGGGCGAATCTTCGTTTGGTGGTTTCCATTGCCAAGCGGTACATGCATCAGGGACTGACCTTGGCTGATTTGATCCAGGAAGGAAACCTGGGTCTTATGCGAGCTGTGTTCCGTTTCGATTACACCAAGGGGAATAAATTTTCCACCTATGCCTCTTGGTGGATTCGGCAGGCCATTACTCGGGCGATCTTGGACAAAACCCGAACTATTCGTCTACCTGTCCATTTTCTGGAACTTCGAAGTCAGTTCTTCAAGGCTTTCTATTCTTTGTTAAAGGAATTGGGCCGTGAACCGACGCCGTCGGAAATTTCCGAGATGACGGATTTGCCTATGGATAAGATCCTGGCAATTCTGGAGGCGTCACGGGAACCGATTTCCCTGGAAACACCGGTAGGTGATGATGATTCCACTCTGGGAGATTTTCTGGAGAACTCGGAATCTGAGTCGCCGTACGATACTGTGCAGAATCGGGAGTTGGCAGGTCGGGTCACCGAGGTGCTTTCCACTCTGACAGATCGGGAGGAGAAGATCATCCGCCTTCGTTTCGGGATCGGTGAAAAGGCCGAGTATACTCTTGAGGAGATCGGTAAAAAATTCAATGTTTCCCGTGAGCGGATTCGCCAGATTGAGAAAAAAGCACTCAATAGGTTGCGCCACTCAAGTCGTCGGGATAAATTGCGTTATTTTCTCGACTGA